AAATCAAAATAATGTGATTTTGTGAACATCACCCCGCGCGAGGTGATGTTCCGCTTGTCGCTTTGTTAATGACCAATCATTGCCGCTTGCGGAATTAAGCGCCGATACAATTCTTCTGGCACCGGGCTTTGCCATACGCCCGCATACATCGCATAACCAATCACCGCAAACATAATCCCCAGAACCAGTAGCGTCATTAACCAGCCAGACAATGCAAAGGTTTTTTTATTTGCCGCAGGTTTTTGCAGCGAAAAAGTTAATGTTGAAGCGACCGGACATGACTCCACGCAGGTCATACAACCGGTACATTCCACCGTTCTAACCTGAATTAATTTATCGACCGGGATCCGCGATGGGCAATTTTTCGCACATTTACCGCAGTCGATACAGCTTTCGGCATTGCGACGAATCTTAAACGGCGATAATAGCGAAACCAGTCCCATCAGCGCGCCATATGGGCAGAGATAACGACACCAGACATGGCGAATAAATAGGCTGGCAATCAGCAAAGCCGTCACGCTGATTAATGTCGCTTTCCCCATATGGCGAAAGAAATCGAGCATTTTAACGTCCATTACCACGCTATAAGGCGATAGCATAAAATAGTGAATCGCCTGAGCGGGCATCAATAACGCGATATAGAGAAAAAAACTCAACAGCAAATATTTCACTGCGCGCAGAGGAATATCCAGCCAGCGGGGAAGGGCAAATTGCCGACCAAACAGTTTTTTCCCGAGATCGCCGATTAATTCAGAAAGCGTCCCAACCGGGCATAGCCACGAACAAAAGGCTTTTTTCAGCAGTAAGCTGATAATGATAAAAGCGACCAGCAACAGCATCGCGGCGGCGTGCACGGAAGGTAACTGGCTTGTTTCAAAGCTATATTTCAGATTCATCAGACCAGCAATCGGCAGCCAACCTTCAATGCCACTCGGTCTGGCGACAAATGCCGTATTACCTGCCGTTTCGTAATAGCGCACCCAGTACCAAAAGGTGACGGCAATATAAATATTGATTGCCAACAGTAATAATTGCGTCGCTTTACGCCAGGTCGTGGCATTGCGCCAGTCATTCCACGGTAATTTACCGCCCGTCGTGCCTGGCCGTCGTTGCCAGCGGATTCTTTTTTTCTCTGTCATAATTTTGCCCGCCCGTTAAGTTGCATACCAAATGCCACTATTCTAAGTTTTCTTAACGGGATGATATTGATTCACATCGGGTTCGGGGCTTTCTTATTCAGCCACTGTTCCAGGGCA
The DNA window shown above is from Escherichia sp. E4742 and carries:
- a CDS encoding 4Fe-4S binding protein encodes the protein MTEKKRIRWQRRPGTTGGKLPWNDWRNATTWRKATQLLLLAINIYIAVTFWYWVRYYETAGNTAFVARPSGIEGWLPIAGLMNLKYSFETSQLPSVHAAAMLLLVAFIIISLLLKKAFCSWLCPVGTLSELIGDLGKKLFGRQFALPRWLDIPLRAVKYLLLSFFLYIALLMPAQAIHYFMLSPYSVVMDVKMLDFFRHMGKATLISVTALLIASLFIRHVWCRYLCPYGALMGLVSLLSPFKIRRNAESCIDCGKCAKNCPSRIPVDKLIQVRTVECTGCMTCVESCPVASTLTFSLQKPAANKKTFALSGWLMTLLVLGIMFAVIGYAMYAGVWQSPVPEELYRRLIPQAAMIGH